The Denticeps clupeoides chromosome 10, fDenClu1.1, whole genome shotgun sequence DNA window TATAAgatcaaaggcatcctcaggatttacatttaatatataaaacaagtaGCTaccaagtgttttttttttttttttaattgatgaaAAACCACAATGTTGtttcacacaaaatgcacaagCATCCTGGCTAACAAATtattacacaccaaaaaaagggTAGTTGGTTTCTCTTCAAGATGCAAGATTCTTTGTAGTTCccagtttatttatgtaaatcgcctatgaaccttaTAATAGCCAGCACATAGCACCCCTTTTACAATAGTGCCTGTAGAGTCACTGGACACAGTTAGCATagcaaaatgttattttaatttattcaattttatCCCTACTTCCATCGGTTGTAGAGCTTTATTTCTTCTAATAAAGTTCTCTGGGTAAAGCTTTTATTGATCTTTATTGTGAAGCTCTTTTTCTgggtggattttttatttttttttgttactttaaCAAGATCTCCTTGCTGTACAATCACAGTGAAAAGTCATAATACTGgtaaatacatataataatgTGTGAAGAGATATTTTAGCTTAATCATTCTAACCTAAACATATAATTATGATTCATATCTGGAAATTGGTGTAATTTATGAAAACAAATTCCTGTATCAAGTGTACAGGTACAGTCatcaaaaaaactgaaattacaTGTAGGGACTGAATCTTCACCACAGTCAACTGAGGTCAAGCATAGACGTTTCTCCCACACAAAGTGGGAAATGAAGACCACTCTTGCATCATTTCAGCACCGTTCTCATCCCGGGAGATGGCAGCGGAATTTATCCATCAAGAACGTCTCACCTGACTCGACTACGTTCTCCCGGTGTGTTACAGGCTTGCCTAAACGTTGTCGTCTTGTGTGGCGACTGTGCGTACAGGTCATTGTTTTCTTTGGAACACTTGGACCTGCTAATTCCGGGTCTTTCTGAAGCCGTCCGAAATGGTCCTTGGCTCTTGGTCAACTCTTCATGTAATTCCTTTCACTCTTCTCTCAGAAATCTTCACCTGGACATGGTTGGTTTATGGTGAAATTATGAATTTTCCACTTCCTGATTCAGTATTTTGGATATTCTTCTGTAACAATACTATTAATGCGATTATGCCGGTCTGGTGGTAACTCTGaaccactttgtgtgtgtggattgttATTGACATGTGGcaagaaaataatattttgtttgCACATTAAGTGAAACACAAATGTCAGGACAtccttattttaaaaagtattttattgaaTGGCCATTTCCTTAAGTATGTACAGGcagatttgtgtgtttatttcggGGACATCGAGCCCTGCTGTGAAGAGTTATTAATAAGTCGACATCTTTGAAGCCTCCTTTGAAATCAAAGGTACATCTGGTACAGATCAAAGACTACAAATACAGTTCCCTTTAAGACCAGTGGCTGTTTTAAAAAGGTCTGACATTTTTGGCTCTTAAAAAGTGATGGCGTGCCTGTACTCGTCAGGAGCCACTTGAAAGTGCACCTCCATTTCACAATAGTTCTCTTTTTCAATTCCACTTCTGTCTCACCTAAATTTTTAGGTCCGTAAAGCACATTATGAACACATCCCACAGCAGGTGGGAGGGGCCAAAAGGAACCAATCGAGTCCAATCCCCATCTCCATCCCACACCCACTCCAGCGCCCCCCACCGGAGTAACTTATTTACAGGGAGTTTCCTATTTGATTGCTGCTGAGTTTAAAGGGTTCACAAAATacagatcaaaaaaaaaaatactactatctaaaaaattatacaaaataaaaaggcaaaaaaaataataaaaacacaaaacaaaactttccttCGCCCCAATATCTCTTTTCATTTTACTCATAAATACAAATTAGAACAGTCTTGTGGAAGACcagaagagaataaaaaaaaagtagccgTAAACAGAACTCGACACAGAAACTCAACACCCTGAGTTTCCACATATACCATCTCATTcccattaaaaacatgacattaagACGCACGGTAACCAGATTGTTATTTTAAAATCGATCACTGAGGAACACCGATAGACCAAAGAGCAACAGGAAGGGTCACGCAGGCGAGAAATTAAccaattagcaaaaaaaaaaaaaaggggggggggattatTGCTGCTGAAGCCTGGTACCCTGTGCCACTTCTGAGTTCTCCCGACATCTGATAACCTTTCCCATAATGAGACAAATGACGCTCCCTCCACTTCTCTCGCCCCAGTGGCTCCATTTTGTACTCAGTCTTTTCTCCAGGAGTCGCCGTAAATGCTTTGTTGAATCTGTGTTCACGTTCCGTGGAATCGCACAAGTGACTCCGAGCCAGTCTCCTCATCAGAGACTAAAGTAGCTGCGTTGGTTTCCAGAAAGAAAGGTGGTGTGGCAGGCAGGTGTGTGCTGGGTACATCACAGTGTGTAGTGTCCTTATCACAGTGTAAgacaaaggaggaggaggaggaggaggaagaaataaACCCCACTCCCCTTTTCTCTTGAACTTTCTCTCCCTCCACAACATGACAAGGATCGCCATGAGCGAGGGAGGAAAGAAATGCACTTTCGAGTTATAAACAAcctacacaattaaaaaaaaaaaaaaaaaaaaaaaaaaaaaaaaaaaaaaaacaataataataaaaatctaattataTGAAAAATGCCCCACCCTCCCTCCTCATCTCCAGGGGGTGCGCAGTCCTATCTGCGCTGGCGAAAGCCTTGTGTGCCATCTGGACCAGCAGGCTGGCGAACCACGTGATTGTTAGATCGAGTGTCCTCTGAGTGTGTGGAGTTTATTCTTGGTGATCTGACAGGAGAACGGAGAACAGGCATCAGTCAACATCCCTTCGTTCAGCTTTTCACACCGTGTAGCTTCATCAGCAGCGCTCACTGCTGACTGGTGACGTGTGCGCTGCCATACAGTGACCCTCGGCACGAGGGGCAACAGGACTAAAGAAGAGGCATGGGCGCACGCGGACGAGGCATGCAGTCCAGGAAACGCAATACTATGCATCCATACCCCTTCAAAAAAAGTCACAGTCAGTATCAGCACACCTAATCATTCATGGGTCTTTCTTTTCATTAATCATTTTACACCACAGAACAAAACTCAAAGCTATGAAATCACACACATGGTCATGTAGGAAACGAAGTCCTGAAAGAGTTCCTCTGTCTAGAACCTGTTGCTGCTTTTTATAAGGCCACCTATGATGCTGCTGAAAGACCTAACGTGATTAATGCATTTACTGCCTCCAAAGATTACAGGTATAAtaaaaccgaacgagaattgctggtgtcttcctcttgtaagtcgctttggataaaagcgtctgctaaataaaataaagtaaagtaaagtaaagtaaaatattgaAATCTAGACTGGTAGCTTTTCAAAAGTTCTCCAAAAACGGCTGGAATACAAAACCATATTGAACAAAGTGAATGTCGGTTCTGGCAATAATCAAGTCGTTTTTCCTCtaaactgtgtatgtgtgtaagcaAGGGGTACGCAGATCCTGGTGTCGGGGTCTCCCGCTCCCTTCAGTATTACCTGTCGGAATTTGGGCTATCTTGGGGGGTGTCTTCAGGGGTGGCGCTTCCCAGGATCCTCTTCCTGGCTGCTGCATATTCTGCTTCCCGCTGTGCAAGAGTCTTCACCGGCACGACCGGACGCGTTTGGGCTGCCGGAGAGCTCAGAGCCCCGTTGGTGGTGGGGCGCTTGAGAATCCGAATTTGAGGAGGGGGTGCGGAGGGGAGCGAGGCATCTTGAATTACAACAGCAGTCTTCATCAGAGAATGAACTGGATTTCCACTGGATACTCTGGAGGAGATACAGAAAAGATGCGGGTTCAGAATTCAGACAACGTGGCAGATCACCAAAGCTAATCACcatctcatatatatatataataaaaataatataaagaataaaataaagaaataaatccaTGTAAAATCACCTCTCCCTCTGACTAATGCGCAGTTTCTCCTCCAGCCTCCTCTCCATTTCCTACAAAGAAAAGTGGACAGAGTTTAGAGGTTTTCAGAAGGGTGgctgggtggaggagggggatCTGCTGAGAGCAGGGTATCAGTTCCACAGTTATTTATACATCTGTCACGCAGCAACAAAAGTACGCTGGGTTCTCATACCCCGCAGGAAAATAACAACGCAAAACGACAGTTCTACCTTAGAGGCAgttcatgaaatgaaaaataataacaaataaatcttatataaaAGTATTTATATATGAACGTTCGATATTctataaatgtcataaattatGAACCATAACTACCTTCTGATGGTTTTACAACCTCTCGCAGGCGTTGAGGGGTTTGAGTGACCACTGGGCCTGATGCCACTCTGTCACCACGCATTCTACTACAGGACTTCTGCTGGTTATTCTCTTCTGAACGCAATTCACTGCATCCAAACTTcatttgtcatttacatttttatcagacgcccttatccagagcgacttacaatcagtagttacagggacagtccttccctggagcaacttagggttaagtgtcttgctcagggacacaatggtagtaagtggcatttgaacctgggtcttctggttcataggcgagtgtgttacccactaggctactaccacccatttactGTATGGTTTACGGTTTGTTGTGCCATTTGAAGCGCTTCGCTCATATCTATTTCAGTTTAAATAATACCttataatgtacattttatatcaaTTATTTGTTGTCTTTTTACCTCACCATTGAATGTTATTATGcctacaacatttacatttcccttTGCATACCTATCAGGATATGTTTTAGTTAATATTTGTGCACAGAACAGACATATGAACTTCATACTAATTATTAGAGGTGgccatagattaattttcttaatctagattaatctcactgtaatcttggaattaatctagattaatatcactgtaatctaaattaatctagattaatctagattaaaatggctcatttgaattctgccgaaggcattcagaatatgtgtgctacccaaagaatgactaaaagtaagtctttgagaacgggtttctcaagccaggtggcgcattagaccaggggctcatctcctgtttccaaaatgcatcacaaactgcttgagaaagctgttctactatgataattggtgatgaaaataaattatgttcaataagatgtacttgtgtttaccaactgtttattcagttaaatagctgcatccatgttaccacgtcacgtttgatgtggtaatttcacagttcgaagactcgttctcgccccctacagtgcaattcggctaggtatacatccgcgctaaaatatcaaggtgaaagtcatcatagtgtagtggttcttcttctgagttgtgtaactttttgatttcgtttcacaaaataacacacatgcaaaatattcctaatatgtacataaattaaaatgaaagaaataacttttcacacaaaccccacgcacctctcacaactcacgccatgtgtccaagagaccggaaccgggtctcaaaaacaaaataaaagtctttaggaaataagaaactaaaagacacaagaaagaagaaatatacttataaatctagtgtaaccatttaactccggcacaatagcctgcgtagtatagacccagctcacaacccaactttgtgaatagattagcggcgatattttttttatcgccgataagagtctcacgtaaacgcagcacgttaacgccgataacggcccaccactactaATTATTTTCTATGATCGGATAATAGGCGAGCTATTTAAAC harbors:
- the szrd1 gene encoding SUZ RNA-binding domain-containing isoform X1, yielding MDDEEVADSWEEAADSGEMERRLEEKLRISQRERVSSGNPVHSLMKTAVVIQDASLPSAPPPQIRILKRPTTNGALSSPAAQTRPVVPVKTLAQREAEYAAARKRILGSATPEDTPQDSPNSDRSPRINSTHSEDTRSNNHVVRQPAGPDGTQGFRQRR
- the szrd1 gene encoding SUZ RNA-binding domain-containing isoform X2, with the protein product MDDEEVADSWEEAADSGEMERRLEEKLRISQRERVSSGNPVHSLMKTAVVIQDASLPSAPPPQIRILKRPTTNGALSSPAAQTRPVVPVKTLAQREAEYAAARKRILGSATPEDTPQDSPNSDRGMDA